The genomic window TTCTCACTCCGGCCATTTTCTCCTGGTAAACCACATATTTGGCTAAGTATATGATTAAAATTGTGTGCATCTGTAGTTGATTGGAAAATTACATGGCCACCATTTCCGCCATCTCCACCGTCGGGACCGGCACGTTCATTACACCAAAGTTGTAAAAAAGATATGCAACCATCTCCGCCTTTTCCACCGATTACATGTACTTGTTTTGAGTCCACGAAGTAAATTGGCTTTTGTAATGAGCTTATGTCAACATAttaaaactacatacatatgtataaaatgaaaacaaacctCTTTTCTAGTTGATTTCGATTTAATGGGGCGCAAAGCGTTTGGCAACGAATGTGTTCTTCGTAATACAACATGTAAACCATTTTCGACTACAAAAATTCTTCGAAAAGCCGCCAAAAATTGAGAAGCAACCATTTTTTAGGCCCAGTCAAAGAAGGTGATCGAAAAGCTGTTTTGAATTAAAGTTTGGGCCGTGTTGTTAAAATATCATGGGGCAAAGCATTAAGGTTAGGACATATTTGGTAATTGGAAAAAGATACGAACGAACAGCTGATTGCTGTGACGAAACTCGTACCATAAATTTTTACGACTTAACTTTCCATTACATCCACCACATTGTATTTGGGCGGAGGGGGATGCTCAGTGTCACCGCCTACCccccaaaaaacattttattgtaaaatgtgtatatgtatgtcttaTAAAAAGAACTCCGCagccgaaaatttggaataaaaaatctcgCGGAATTTTCACTAATTCTTAATATATtatcttaaatttatatgtatatatcctgaaattgaaataaacaaataatgccGATGTCGGCCTAGTAATATAACCTCAATATAATTGATTACAATTTCTTTTCGTACCGCAGTGTTATCTAGTGATTTCATTTTGTCTTGTTTCGTTTTATTCTTTTCGCACTATCGTTCCTTTGACAGTTCGTTTTGTACATTTATTCCGTTTAgacaaacatttaaaataataaaattttaataatatataagtattattTAGTACATTTATCAAATGTACAATCCATAAAGATAGAATGTTGCTCCTTATCGGTGTTTATATTTTAGTAAATGAGCATCTGAgaaattaatgcaaaaaataagaatttttaacaTTAAAGTTTCACGTAAAACTCCTActgataatttataaaattgctaCAGCAGCATTGcccatgcatgtacatatatgctgctacaacaacctgTGTTTGCAGGTTTTGGgtttgaaagaaatatttttctaagtttattttgttaatgatttcgaaatgtactgtttggcaacactgcgtggtgagagagcaatgaACTGACACATTTTTACGAAACAATCCAAAATTCTTCATTTACCCACGTACACGATCTACGATACTTCGTAACGAAACGATGGTGGGTTCTCATTATATGGGGCTTTCATTAGTTTAATCGTGTCAGCTTACACGgaacgtacgtttacgttggtgagtgtgagcaccattattattattatttataggggatatatacaatataaccctaacttaattagcacactggctgCACCATTACTTATACGGGAGTCATATAAGCTTATTTGCCCAGAAATAAGAGACATCATATTTCATCAAAATGTTTGTTTTCTTAATCGTGAATTGCCCTATACAAAGTTGGGATGCGACGCTGGGGAAACTGGCAATCTTCTAAAAATCCCCCCCTTTTTAGAATAATCGAAAATTATATATCGGCTACCAAATCGAATTTATCTGCATATAAAATAGCCTTATCGACTACTATGTACGCCAGATTTGTCAGATGTAGTTTTAATAAACGTTTTTTATCCCAAAAAAGTACAAACATGTCCATAAAGGCTGCTCTTATAGACTTAAGTGGGACTTTACATGTTGAAGATGAACCCACTCCTAATGCTGTTTATGCTTTGAAAAGGTatctatttattgaaaattgtaacgaaaaaaaaagtaactttTTGATATTGTCAGATTACGTGAAACAAATATTCATATCAAGTTTGTAACGAATACCACAAAGGAGTCGAGAAAAACACTTCATGAGCGATTACAAAAGATGGGGTTTGAATTGGAAACATCTGAAATTTTTAGTTCATTAAGTGCTGCGGCAAACTATGTTGAAAAGGAGAAACTTAATCCATTTTATTTGTTGAGCGAAGATGCGCGCCGAGACTTTGTTTGCACAGACAAGGAACGCCAACTCGACTCGGTAGTAGTTGGACTAGCCCCCGATGAATTCTACTACGAGAACTTAAACAAAGCATTCAAGTAAGACATTTACTTTGTAGGGCACATggaaaaattgatcaaaaaagTCATATTAATGCTTTTGCAACCGGTACACTACTGTTGGTACtcccttaattttttaaattaatttttccatatGCTTCATAAACTGGATAAATAATTTATAGTTAATTATCTAGTTTGAAGTTCAGGTATCGAAATTTATCAATAGTATATATGCAAACAACTTTAAATTTGTAATTGCAGTTTGCTCATGGCAAACAAAACTAACCGGCTTATAGCCATACATCAAggcaaatattataagagacgTGATGGTCTTGCACTAGGTCCCGGAGCTTTTATTAAAGGATTAGAGTACGCAACTTCCATACGTTCAATACTTATAGGAAAACCTAATGAATACTTTTTTCGAAGTGCCATACCTGAAGGAATACGTCCAGAGGAATGTGTTATGATAGGggatgtaagtacatatgtagctgttttatgttttcaacattatcaataaaaacttgttaaataattcatatataTTGCAGGATCCCAATGATGATATTGCAGGCGCAATGCAATTAGGATTAAAAGGTATACAAGTCAAAACAGGAAAATATTTAGCAGACATAGTCGTTACTCCACCTCCAACCGctcttgttgaaaatttctcaGAGGCAGTAGAttggataacaaaaaaaatttaatgtaaaagtttaattcgattaaataatatgtacatagatagaAAAATGTTGACGTTTATAGGTAATAAATTCAGAAACCACTAAAATAAGCGCGGCTATTGTCTGCTTTCTAATGCGATTTAAACGTTCCGTTTTCTTTTTACCAGATAAAGCAGTTACTTCACTTCCAACTGTCCTTGTTGAATGCCTCGCAGAGCTAATAGATTGAAtaccaaataaaaattcagcTCACAAATCATTTGTCTTAATTACATAATAGCAGCATAACTTATTgcgaaatttttactatttttttaaatatagttcataccaATATGTTCATACAAAAGTTAAtacttaaaagaattaaaaaaaaaattttgaagtttttagttagaatttttggaaatttcctttgtatgcagttttatagcccagtCGTAGCCATTTGTGAgattttgagcaattttttatgttgctaaCTATGCACAATAACGCCATTGCTACTTGTCTACTTCCAATGACAAATTTCCAGCTCATTGCCACCGCAAAAGAAACGATCAGAAAATATGTCTGAACCTTTAAAAAGTGGGTACTTTAAAATGCGTTCGACCAAATATGTTgaaagtttggttttttttttaatccaaagtgttctaaaataattttaaatagatttttattGAATGCCAAAATGGccgcaaacaaaatatttttaaattaataaaataaataagtctaAAGTTTTAGTAAAACGTGTGTCAGATATTAAACACCAAGTTTAATCTTTGCGAACTCTGTAGCCAATCTCATGATTTCATCCACATTTTCGTAGTTTGAACCAGACGCCTGTGCAGATTCTGGCTTTCCACCTCCTTTTCCACCAATGGCATCAGATAACTTTTGTACCCATTCATTTGCCTTAAGGCCCTTGTCTACAGCGGACTTTGGAACAGAGGCCAAGCAGAATATCTTGTTAGAATCGGCGTCGACGGAAAGGAACAAAGCAGCGGCGTCGGGGCACAAAGTACGTACCTGCTTTAAAGCCCCATCAAGTGCCTTAGTATTGTTAAAAGCCTCAAACTGTTTTACTAACAATATGGCACTTGGGTTTGCTTGGCAAATCTCTTTCGTTTTTTCGATAACGGTAACAGCAACAGCTGCTTTCAATGTTCGTTCCTTATCGTCGAGTGTCTTTTTCAATTGTTTAAGCAAATTACGCATTTCATCTTTTTTCACATACGGTATTACGGCTTGCGACACCTCCTCTGTTAATTCCACAATTTGCTTCACATAGCTCTTTGAATTTCTACCATCCTTATCCTCTTCTATTGTAGATTTTAAtgtttgtatttgcttttgaaGTTCATCATTTTTCTTTAAGGCTTTCATTGCTTCAGGACCAGTAAGAGCTACGATACGCCGTATGCCTTTCGCGATGGCTTCCTCACTAGTAATTACAAATTCCATCATATGGCCCGATCGCTGTAAATGAGTACCGCCACAAAATTCAACTGACGTTTTTTCTCCTGCTCCGCTTTCGGGATTATTTTCTAACTCTTCCACTGGTACTCCAAACGAAATTACACGCACAGGGTCTGGATAAACCTCATCGAAAACTGAGCGAagtccaataatttttttggcattggccaattttgtttctttcgCAAATATAGGTATATTCTTATAAACAATATCTCGCGTTAATTGTTCGGTCTTAACTACCTGTTCAATTGTCATAGCAGACTTGCTACTGAAATCAAAACGTAATTTATCTGGCACCACCAATGATCCCTTTTGGTCAGTCTCTTTGCCAAGTACTTGAAGCAGGCTATGATTTAATGCGTGAGTAGCGGAATGATTCTTCATAGTTAACCAACGGCGCTCAATGTCGATTTGAAGCTCAAGCTCATCACCTACAGCGAATTCTCCATCTGCAACTCCAATGTGCAAAATATACCCTCCTCGATTATAAACTGCTTCAACAAAAAACTTATCACCAGCACTATTTAAGAAACCCTTGTCATAAATTTGACCACCACTTTCTGCGTAAAAGTTTGTCTGGTCTAAAATAATGCCTGTTTTACTTCCAGGTTCAATCTTAGTTACAAATTCGTTTCCAAAACGGAGTGCAAGTATAGTTGCTTTGCATGAACCAAAATTATAAGGAGAATCAAATTTTTCAGATTCAGCttgatatttgtatttaaatgaatCATTTGTGATCggtatttgttttaattgtaaTTCGGAAATGGCATGCACATCTAAGCAAATTTCTTCCGCTTTCAAGGTGCTCTTTCCTTGTGACATTATATAAGCTGCCTGTTTCGCTTTTTCGTATTCTTccatatttatttgtaaattcttCTCTTCAGCCATTAGTTGGGTCAAGTCAACGGGAAAGCCATACGTGTCATACAATTTCCAAGCCAAATCTCCAGGAATTATATTTTGGTTGTCCAACTTTGCGACTGTGCGATTGAAAAGATCTCGCCCGCGGGATAATGTTTTTAAGAACTGCGCTTCCTCCTcgttaataatttcaattatttgctGAGGATTCTTTTTCACTTCAGGAAAAGCATCACCTAGCAAATCCACAACAGTGTACACTAGTGACCCGAAGAAGCCTGGTTTCGCGTTTAGTTTTTCCGTGGCATATCTAAGAGTATAAAGAGAAACATTAGCTATAAACGTTTCTTCAAaacgattttattttaatttgttcaaagaaTAGTATTTGTCTCTTAAATGTAATGCATAAACCATACAACTATATTCAAATTCAAGAAATGCCTAATTGATGTATAACTGAACAATAAAACATcgcattatatatgtatataattgcgcgtactccctttttgggtgtttggccgagctcctcctcctatttatggcgtgtgtcttgatgttgctccatatatggagggacctacagttttaagctgactccgaacggcagatattttttatgaggagctttttcatggcagaaatacactcggaggtttgccattgcctgccgagaggcgaccgctattagaaaaaacttttttcttaatttgagttgttgttgttgtagcagcataaacatttcccatacttacatacggagaATACTGCTGGAAtggcaatccttggccggatataaatccggattgtttcggtaacgtagaaccgactgtcgtggaaacgtcttattttaatttatttatcttaattttggtctttcaccgagattcgaacctacgttctgtctctgaaatccgaatggtacaGCGGCCGCCTTGCATTACATTACTGCCACCTAAGGTTCCCGGCCGATTAATTTCTCGTAATGGCTACATAAACAGACAACCTAGGTCATGTGATCTAACTCCACTATACTACTTTTTGTggggttttttgaaaagtaatatCTATGCCAACAACGATCCCAGAGCTGAAACATAACATT from Anastrepha ludens isolate Willacy chromosome 5, idAnaLude1.1, whole genome shotgun sequence includes these protein-coding regions:
- the LOC128865311 gene encoding haloacid dehalogenase-like hydrolase domain-containing protein 2; translation: MRRWGNWQSSKNPPLFRIIENYISATKSNLSAYKIALSTTMYARFVRCSFNKRFLSQKSTNMSIKAALIDLSGTLHVEDEPTPNAVYALKRLRETNIHIKFVTNTTKESRKTLHERLQKMGFELETSEIFSSLSAAANYVEKEKLNPFYLLSEDARRDFVCTDKERQLDSVVVGLAPDEFYYENLNKAFNLLMANKTNRLIAIHQGKYYKRRDGLALGPGAFIKGLEYATSIRSILIGKPNEYFFRSAIPEGIRPEECVMIGDDPNDDIAGAMQLGLKGIQVKTGKYLADIVVTPPPTALVENFSEAVDWITKKI
- the LOC128865310 gene encoding alanine--tRNA ligase, cytoplasmic, with the translated sequence MKLLTAKEIRDAFLGFFKEKDHLYVHSSSTIPLDDPTLLFTNAGMNQFKPIFLGTADPNSEMVKWIRVANTQKCIRAGGKHNDLDDVGKDVYHHTFFEMLGNWSFGDYFKKEICTWAWEFLTERMKLPKDRLYVTYFGGDKASGLEPDLECKQFWLDLGLLPEHILPGSMKDNFWEMGETGPCGPCSELHFDRIGGRSVPHLVNMDDPDVLEIWNLVFIQYNREPDGTLKSLPKKHIDCGMGFERLVSVIQNKRSNYDTDLFTPLFKAIQEGTGATEYEGRVGADDVDGIDMAYRVLADHARTVTIALADGGTPDNTGRGYVLRRILRRAVRYATEKLNAKPGFFGSLVYTVVDLLGDAFPEVKKNPQQIIEIINEEEAQFLKTLSRGRDLFNRTVAKLDNQNIIPGDLAWKLYDTYGFPVDLTQLMAEEKNLQINMEEYEKAKQAAYIMSQGKSTLKAEEICLDVHAISELQLKQIPITNDSFKYKYQAESEKFDSPYNFGSCKATILALRFGNEFVTKIEPGSKTGIILDQTNFYAESGGQIYDKGFLNSAGDKFFVEAVYNRGGYILHIGVADGEFAVGDELELQIDIERRWLTMKNHSATHALNHSLLQVLGKETDQKGSLVVPDKLRFDFSSKSAMTIEQVVKTEQLTRDIVYKNIPIFAKETKLANAKKIIGLRSVFDEVYPDPVRVISFGVPVEELENNPESGAGEKTSVEFCGGTHLQRSGHMMEFVITSEEAIAKGIRRIVALTGPEAMKALKKNDELQKQIQTLKSTIEEDKDGRNSKSYVKQIVELTEEVSQAVIPYVKKDEMRNLLKQLKKTLDDKERTLKAAVAVTVIEKTKEICQANPSAILLVKQFEAFNNTKALDGALKQVRTLCPDAAALFLSVDADSNKIFCLASVPKSAVDKGLKANEWVQKLSDAIGGKGGGKPESAQASGSNYENVDEIMRLATEFAKIKLGV